One window from the genome of Rhodopseudomonas sp. P2A-2r encodes:
- a CDS encoding type II toxin-antitoxin system RelE/ParE family toxin → MIKSFKIRMTQAAFDGEALKGFPAALLKVTRRRLNYLDSATSLHDLQSPPGNRLEALKGDRQGQHSIRVNDQFRICFVWTSEGPTDVEFVDYH, encoded by the coding sequence GTGATCAAGAGTTTCAAAATCCGGATGACACAGGCGGCATTTGACGGAGAGGCTCTCAAGGGCTTTCCGGCTGCTCTGCTGAAGGTGACGCGACGGCGATTGAACTATCTGGACTCGGCGACCTCGCTGCACGATTTGCAATCTCCGCCTGGAAATCGACTGGAGGCCTTGAAAGGAGACCGTCAGGGCCAACATTCGATCCGTGTGAACGATCAGTTCAGGATCTGCTTTGTCTGGACCTCGGAAGGTCCGACGGATGTGGAATTTGTCGATTACCACTGA
- a CDS encoding HigA family addiction module antitoxin — protein MHPGEVLREEFLVPLGLSAGGLAKACGVPRTRIERLANEEAGITADTALRLGKALDTSAQLWLNLQNAYDMRMAERHIGKELEKISPVTRSAAAA, from the coding sequence ATGCATCCCGGAGAAGTGTTGCGCGAGGAATTTCTTGTTCCGCTCGGGCTGTCCGCCGGCGGCCTTGCGAAGGCTTGCGGCGTCCCCCGCACCCGAATCGAGCGGCTAGCCAATGAAGAGGCCGGCATCACCGCGGACACCGCCCTCCGGCTTGGAAAGGCGCTCGACACGTCGGCACAGCTCTGGCTCAATTTGCAGAACGCCTACGATATGCGGATGGCCGAACGTCATATCGGCAAGGAACTAGAGAAGATTTCTCCGGTGACACGCTCAGCGGCTGCGGCCTGA
- a CDS encoding LysE family translocator: protein MPHITSLLAFALVSLGMVLTPGPNMIYLISRSITQGAAAGMVSLGGVALGFVFYMLCAAFGITALLFAVPYAYDALRLAGAAYLGWLAWQALKPNGRSPFQVKELAVDGPRKLFAMGFVTNLLNPKIAMLYLALLPQFIDPAMGSVLTQSLALGSVQIVISVGVNALIALGAGSIALFLGQRPIWLKLQRWLMGTVLAGLAVRMALETRRS from the coding sequence ATGCCCCACATCACCTCACTGCTCGCCTTCGCCCTGGTCTCCCTCGGCATGGTGCTGACGCCCGGGCCGAACATGATCTATCTGATCTCGCGCTCGATCACCCAGGGCGCCGCGGCCGGCATGGTGTCGCTCGGCGGCGTGGCCTTGGGTTTTGTTTTTTACATGCTGTGCGCGGCGTTCGGCATCACGGCGCTGCTGTTCGCGGTGCCCTATGCCTATGACGCGCTGAGGCTGGCCGGCGCGGCCTATCTCGGCTGGCTGGCGTGGCAGGCGCTGAAACCGAATGGCCGCTCCCCGTTCCAGGTGAAGGAGCTCGCCGTCGACGGCCCGCGCAAACTGTTCGCCATGGGGTTCGTTACCAACCTGCTCAATCCGAAGATCGCCATGCTGTATCTGGCGCTGCTGCCGCAGTTCATCGATCCCGCCATGGGCAGCGTGCTGACGCAGTCGCTGGCGCTGGGTTCGGTGCAGATCGTCATCAGCGTCGGCGTCAACGCGCTAATCGCGCTCGGCGCCGGCTCGATCGCATTGTTTCTCGGGCAGCGCCCGATCTGGCTCAAGCTGCAGCGCTGGCTGATGGGCACCGTGCTCGCCGGCCTCGCGGTGCGCATGGCGTTGGAGACGCGACGGAGCTGA
- a CDS encoding EAL domain-containing protein yields the protein MKAAAIEAAYRSNIETVDQIKLTRGYYTRNVVAKELASGHLTPSHDHKGNPNAIPLPATFVQDISDLLKERDTTLSLISPYPWPNRAGRTMDSFQTTAWDAFQRDPSAIVSREETRDGKRLLRIAVPDRMTEAACVSCHNNSPESPKRDWKLDDVRAVMEVTKVIEPYLAAAEQRSRMIVLAITAATTVVILILFGVAALFARHEREKRDTDQHVHYLAHHDSMTGTLNRGSFLASLTGAMSRLQSRSRVAVHYIDLDRFKEINDQLGHGVGDELLRAVAKRLKRLLGPEDIISRLGGDEFAVAQTNLQDPGEVGVMADRITRALAKPFQLSHHSVIVSGSVGSAGATVSHATGDELLEDADIALYRAKHAGRACYVVFAPEMRDAMLTRRQLEAHIRDAVAREKFEVYFQPLVRRSGRLDGFEALLRLRDDRGEFISPSVFVPMVEDMGAIDSLGAWVIRNACAAAATWPAHLKISVNLSPVQFRSPNSIAAIVADAIAASGLGAGRLELEITEGLLLEAIDDVIEQLFELKNAGAAIVMDDFGTGYSSLGYLWRLPFDKIKVDKSFVPEEEASQQSVTPVLQTIIGLGRTLNMEVTVEGIETEAQAEFFRDLNCDYLQGYLFGRPMPRGDAAIVILRDLLDEMAESIGSGAVATADETTCLDQVAG from the coding sequence ATGAAGGCAGCCGCCATCGAGGCCGCCTATCGCAGCAACATCGAGACCGTCGACCAGATCAAGCTGACGCGCGGCTACTACACGCGGAACGTGGTCGCAAAGGAGCTGGCAAGCGGACACCTGACCCCGTCGCACGATCACAAGGGAAATCCCAACGCGATCCCGCTACCGGCCACCTTCGTCCAGGACATCTCCGATCTACTCAAGGAGAGGGATACCACCCTCTCGCTGATCAGCCCGTACCCTTGGCCGAACCGGGCCGGCCGGACCATGGACAGTTTCCAGACCACCGCGTGGGATGCGTTCCAGCGCGATCCGTCTGCGATCGTTTCGCGCGAGGAAACGCGCGACGGCAAGCGCCTGCTGCGCATCGCGGTACCGGATCGCATGACCGAGGCGGCCTGCGTGAGTTGCCACAACAACAGTCCGGAATCACCGAAAAGAGATTGGAAGCTCGACGACGTTCGTGCGGTCATGGAGGTGACAAAAGTCATCGAGCCCTACCTGGCGGCGGCAGAGCAGCGCAGCCGCATGATCGTGCTGGCCATCACCGCGGCGACGACTGTCGTGATCCTCATCCTGTTCGGCGTGGCGGCACTCTTTGCACGGCACGAACGGGAGAAGCGGGACACCGACCAGCATGTCCACTATCTCGCACATCACGATTCGATGACCGGCACGCTGAACAGGGGAAGTTTCCTGGCCAGCCTGACGGGCGCCATGTCGAGATTGCAGTCGCGCTCGCGTGTTGCCGTCCATTATATCGATCTCGACAGATTCAAGGAAATCAACGATCAACTCGGGCACGGTGTCGGCGACGAACTGCTTCGCGCGGTGGCCAAACGACTGAAGCGGCTGCTTGGTCCGGAAGATATCATCTCCCGGCTTGGCGGCGACGAGTTTGCCGTCGCGCAAACCAACCTGCAGGATCCCGGTGAGGTCGGCGTGATGGCCGATCGGATCACGCGCGCTTTGGCCAAGCCGTTTCAACTCAGCCATCACAGCGTAATCGTTTCCGGCAGTGTCGGCAGCGCCGGCGCGACCGTCTCGCATGCGACCGGGGATGAACTGCTCGAAGATGCCGATATCGCGCTGTACCGGGCCAAGCATGCCGGTCGCGCGTGCTATGTGGTATTTGCCCCTGAGATGCGCGATGCGATGCTGACGCGCCGTCAGCTCGAGGCCCATATCCGTGACGCCGTCGCGCGGGAAAAATTCGAAGTGTATTTTCAACCGTTGGTTCGAAGAAGCGGCAGGCTGGACGGATTCGAGGCGCTCCTGAGGTTACGCGACGATCGCGGCGAATTCATTTCGCCGTCGGTATTCGTTCCGATGGTCGAAGACATGGGTGCAATCGACAGCCTGGGCGCGTGGGTCATCAGGAACGCCTGCGCGGCGGCCGCGACGTGGCCGGCTCACCTGAAGATCAGCGTCAACCTGTCGCCGGTGCAATTCAGGAGCCCGAATTCGATCGCCGCTATTGTCGCCGACGCCATTGCGGCAAGCGGACTTGGTGCCGGCCGGCTCGAACTGGAGATCACCGAAGGGCTGCTACTCGAGGCCATCGACGATGTGATCGAGCAGCTCTTTGAACTCAAGAATGCCGGCGCTGCGATCGTCATGGACGACTTCGGAACCGGCTATTCAAGCCTCGGCTATCTCTGGAGGCTGCCGTTCGACAAGATCAAGGTCGACAAGTCGTTTGTTCCGGAAGAAGAGGCATCGCAACAGTCCGTCACCCCGGTGCTACAGACGATCATCGGGCTCGGCCGCACCCTGAACATGGAAGTGACGGTCGAAGGCATCGAGACCGAGGCGCAGGCCGAATTCTTCCGAGACCTGAATTGCGACTACCTGCAGGGCTATCTCTTCGGCAGGCCCATGCCACGCGGCGATGCGGCGATCGTCATTCTTCGCGATCTGCTCGACGAAATGGCGGAATCCATCGGCAGCGGCGCAGTCGCCACTGCCGATGAAACCACTTGCCTGGATCAGGTCGCCGGATGA
- a CDS encoding glutathione S-transferase family protein: MTIELHTWNTPNGRKISVALEEMGLPYKVVPVNITKGEQLKPDFLAISPNNKIPAIVDPDGPDGKPVSVFESGAILLYLGEKTGKFLPKSLGERIPVWEWLMWQMGGFGPMPGQVHHFIALEDEAKRAYGLQRHSDETRRLYGVLDRRLATHEFVAGELSVADFAILGWAWRHERHKVSFDDFANVGRWYNQLMARPAVKRGFDVKLD; this comes from the coding sequence ATGACCATCGAACTGCACACATGGAATACGCCGAACGGCCGCAAGATCTCGGTCGCCCTGGAGGAAATGGGACTGCCCTACAAGGTGGTCCCGGTGAACATCACCAAGGGCGAGCAGTTGAAGCCGGACTTCCTCGCCATCAGCCCCAACAACAAGATCCCGGCGATCGTCGATCCCGATGGTCCGGACGGCAAGCCGGTCAGCGTGTTCGAATCCGGCGCCATCCTTCTGTATCTCGGCGAGAAGACCGGAAAATTCCTGCCGAAATCGCTGGGCGAGCGCATCCCGGTGTGGGAATGGCTGATGTGGCAAATGGGCGGCTTTGGCCCGATGCCCGGCCAGGTTCATCACTTCATCGCGCTCGAGGACGAGGCCAAGCGCGCCTATGGGCTGCAGCGCCATTCCGACGAGACGCGGCGGCTCTACGGCGTGCTCGACCGCCGGCTTGCGACCCACGAATTCGTCGCCGGCGAATTGTCGGTGGCGGATTTCGCGATTCTCGGCTGGGCCTGGCGGCATGAACGCCACAAGGTGTCGTTCGATGATTTTGCCAATGTGGGCCGTTGGTACAATCAGCTAATGGCGCGGCCGGCGGTGAAGCGCGGGTTCGACGTGAAGCTGGATTGA